A stretch of Pseudomonas taetrolens DNA encodes these proteins:
- a CDS encoding TcdA/TcdB pore-forming domain-containing protein has product MPNVPQSDSYRSLLEFARQVFNRVCNTPGIKALVLALKKPADTPWTAPDIADYRSLEQRLARAAYAHYCNAGAAGSDAAAGEKRQYFDYLLALDAHTATIEIREYGAEDRPLHSLLPDAWDTPRDLVMTPRRTGDQPVRSSTGAQLTLKVDPLYINTLALALAHMFSEDAQGWLVQARIPGPVRLGRGDVYAVVDLSVAGSGQVSAVAAGFAGRLPETMRVDHAPPGMYRVAKGIFYAETIESGSGSYGQALAGRVATACARAMLTNSPIEQTLPYALLVRGYDVHTPAVLAQAVWDRQLKGGLIPTSGGYASRPGSDDIHRFIADPVAFAGANVFSAESLGRSVRRLPAEGHAQLVKVGPRLYEVEPATSGSAANSVPAYFLGYEGANQDNAQPAYVDIPRQAPAGSLVFTGTLSGCSVVVTRLSPTMYRVYHDGRVNSSLLYDDVVCAVDYLDYQVPGTAEGLASVFMHYTQGDWQLVLQRQAYQRVGDHVWPMLRSNGSTVSVHGPEPRVLQRKQLEFTAYREQVHRQLRRLAGKFQLPVPAAIEGVYSGGAFSPEHPALAGWNALRSELYGRLDTDLQGVLAKRQSLYAERPGSGRKGFVDEQISRLNDTIDYYQAYFYTVLGEAQSVEKTWLWQQIKASGGLSAVLLSDDRSLQSAGRVPADRQADYLEQVLRQSAVLCEHFQQAGSRFERLVPQDIYLSRVGDPFGGRCYPLVRAMAVALAIGGETGADALVQKLFLAAADPTGGSATLFKYSLQTLHANLAAVQASSSTGTFTLPEVASRFKAAGSTTMFALNTRTHSMLLGCVVGAGVRRDYFYDPNLGVFAFDETERLFQALQQHLLEAGLAGLYAAYGSLPQPGFRLVEIDTRKMASIPLGYGLQVADLSRPDELADIVGQRQQVDTAVAAHVRLAEDLPMRRALAMLEAERWGARFHAASSRLKHEAGLDHRWFPVLDNTEHHGEDRYRVQFIDSEYPGRTRWVNSEASVFAEFCRYLDTQMRRLRPPSGTAVSRNMTDAHVDGLNAGFAIKALIQWFADKKRQGPVQPFVSSERAALLKIHSYFTAVQMAQGAAQDAIRVLELARTALREDVLSTGESLKGVAALLARTNEEVSLVFAEVMVGLDIYELAYAGNELQRAVHGTLLAFDSASLVTGVAGVTSGLMGASTASAVLGSTVTILGGLSVGFVALAQAFGAVADDARAVGRYFLQVDSAYKARGYRYDDTRQVLVPLAGAVISRLDLVEGSVTFGSQYIYSTQSAWIGDLPQIDLDREHAIEVRSGIGYVASRQPLAYSDARSIILPATPMSWIAHDYGLLPFATFRDDPGFEVIRRLESERFAYDFYVFPGEQIIRRIRQEYVPTTVDVILGPGPRHLLVPELPEALQGYLTYSFTGAGDTGDYLLELREGVSVRLVSGLPSEWLIDTRQLHSDELLFLAPQLQADGVSVRQYRLVAGGVLIELDPVHACCLRVLKHNREGHRLNCMTQTSEVESLDAAQWGAQGTRFEQHLQALASAHQLHGQYVQVENYQHQGRPVGRGFYDVSKARMLFTDSPQAVTRDAWLGAVTDKHAYFHSAQAGIAWRVDVASGQLRGQFHPQSRLHGAQAIRLWQEGDKVYLTQRQPPSGTPETELIYQIQGPEMALVRMKGDDHLLKQLALRSQYSAILSGYRHSPPGQTLDRLIEPAIAPLVLVYGTDAESVDHRYWLRTADSVLIKPNLEPPAGHAGHQSASQQPRSAWPIPSDLVLAGNLTRSGGGEVFFFYSKAEQVLFRQVGPGAERLDANLPSTRRIICPPLANLLQADGNLIAITADGRVARVDEWGRLHTEAVNPHWLKGQACWWEALDTVTDASATLAVFGVQAAEGMQVLPVWYHKGQLVVAAPPLQDKALQFLGFEADGSSARLFEPESGTLYFQPPLPLDDRAKAFGAGTVLKAGVHLPAPRELVPSLRLKAVQQVDAGLRLTTRQGEIVVRTRSGELQLTGVDQAWQYEAVEPGRRGQAYDAEWQQANLPDLSEALVALARRWRCTGVLTLQGTGRWFEAGSGLLVSAGGIPHADTLQFVGAGISNKDAYVYSPVAAALYHIDGNGTVQHVSRFGRVQRVGAVLLLQGAGPGSIKPLKLRGVDSVVIGAGSHGDTFFFSKSAWAHYRTLVIEYTPQVQHLHRLSLPVDDPGKIRVSRHDDDLVLMDATAQTLLVVRQAFHRQAGDLLIELPDPGFVVPLSQLLKNMLKYAGQRDGHVDSGASRQWRGVASAVDRSRGPSLAALSGAVE; this is encoded by the coding sequence ATGCCCAACGTCCCGCAAAGCGACAGTTACCGTTCTCTTCTCGAATTCGCCCGCCAGGTGTTTAACCGCGTGTGCAACACGCCCGGCATCAAGGCCTTGGTCCTCGCGCTGAAAAAGCCCGCCGATACCCCGTGGACGGCCCCGGACATTGCCGATTACCGGAGCCTCGAGCAGCGGTTGGCGCGCGCGGCCTACGCGCACTACTGCAACGCCGGGGCGGCAGGCAGTGACGCGGCCGCGGGTGAAAAACGCCAGTACTTCGATTACCTGCTGGCACTGGATGCTCACACCGCCACGATCGAGATCCGCGAATACGGGGCAGAGGACAGGCCGCTGCATTCACTTCTGCCGGATGCGTGGGATACGCCACGGGATCTGGTCATGACGCCCAGGCGTACCGGCGATCAGCCTGTGCGTTCCAGTACGGGGGCGCAACTGACCCTCAAGGTCGACCCGCTGTACATCAACACACTGGCCCTGGCCCTAGCTCACATGTTCAGCGAGGACGCCCAAGGCTGGCTGGTACAGGCCCGGATTCCCGGGCCTGTACGCTTGGGCAGGGGGGACGTGTACGCCGTTGTCGATCTGTCGGTTGCCGGAAGCGGGCAGGTGTCAGCCGTCGCAGCAGGGTTCGCCGGGCGCTTGCCCGAGACAATGCGCGTCGATCATGCGCCGCCCGGCATGTATCGCGTGGCAAAAGGGATTTTCTATGCCGAGACGATCGAGAGCGGGTCCGGCAGTTACGGCCAGGCCCTTGCGGGGCGGGTTGCCACGGCCTGCGCCCGGGCGATGCTGACCAACTCGCCGATTGAACAGACCTTGCCCTATGCCTTGCTCGTGCGCGGTTATGACGTACACACCCCGGCAGTGCTGGCCCAAGCGGTATGGGACCGGCAACTCAAAGGCGGGCTGATACCCACGAGTGGCGGGTACGCATCCCGCCCGGGCAGCGACGATATTCATCGTTTCATTGCGGACCCTGTGGCGTTTGCCGGTGCCAATGTGTTCAGCGCCGAAAGCCTGGGCAGGTCGGTGCGAAGGCTGCCGGCCGAAGGGCACGCGCAACTGGTGAAGGTCGGGCCCCGGTTGTACGAAGTTGAACCGGCCACGTCCGGGTCTGCTGCCAATAGCGTGCCGGCGTATTTTCTCGGGTACGAGGGCGCCAACCAGGATAATGCGCAGCCTGCTTATGTCGATATTCCCCGCCAGGCGCCAGCCGGCAGTCTTGTGTTTACCGGGACGCTGTCCGGCTGTTCGGTGGTGGTCACCCGGCTGAGCCCCACGATGTACCGGGTTTACCACGACGGCCGGGTCAACAGCTCGCTGCTGTATGACGATGTGGTGTGTGCCGTCGATTATCTGGACTACCAGGTGCCGGGTACGGCAGAAGGCCTGGCGTCGGTCTTTATGCATTACACCCAGGGTGACTGGCAGTTGGTACTTCAGCGTCAGGCGTATCAGCGCGTCGGCGATCATGTCTGGCCGATGCTGCGCAGTAACGGGTCGACCGTGTCGGTTCATGGGCCAGAGCCCCGCGTGCTGCAGCGCAAACAGCTTGAGTTCACTGCTTACCGCGAGCAGGTTCATCGTCAGTTGAGGCGCTTGGCCGGCAAGTTTCAACTGCCAGTGCCTGCGGCCATCGAGGGGGTGTACAGCGGTGGCGCGTTCAGCCCCGAGCATCCGGCGCTGGCGGGCTGGAATGCTTTGCGCAGCGAGCTGTACGGCAGGCTCGATACTGACCTGCAAGGGGTGCTCGCCAAGCGTCAAAGCCTGTATGCCGAGCGCCCGGGGTCAGGCCGAAAGGGTTTCGTCGACGAGCAGATCAGCCGGCTGAACGACACGATCGATTACTACCAGGCGTATTTCTATACCGTGCTGGGGGAGGCGCAGAGTGTCGAAAAAACCTGGTTGTGGCAGCAGATCAAGGCCAGCGGTGGCCTGTCAGCCGTGTTGTTGAGTGATGACAGGTCGCTGCAGAGTGCAGGACGGGTACCCGCTGACCGCCAGGCTGACTATCTCGAACAGGTGCTCCGGCAGTCGGCTGTGTTGTGCGAGCATTTTCAGCAGGCCGGGAGTCGTTTCGAGCGTCTTGTGCCGCAGGATATTTACCTGTCGCGTGTGGGCGACCCTTTCGGAGGCCGTTGCTATCCCTTGGTGAGGGCCATGGCTGTTGCGCTGGCGATCGGCGGTGAAACTGGCGCGGACGCCCTGGTGCAAAAGCTGTTCCTGGCCGCCGCCGATCCGACGGGGGGCAGCGCCACGTTGTTCAAATACAGCCTGCAAACGCTGCATGCCAATCTGGCGGCGGTTCAAGCGTCCAGCAGCACCGGTACCTTCACCTTGCCCGAGGTGGCGTCACGGTTCAAAGCCGCCGGCAGCACCACGATGTTTGCGCTCAATACCCGCACTCACTCGATGCTGCTGGGCTGTGTGGTGGGGGCAGGTGTGCGCCGTGACTACTTCTATGACCCCAACCTCGGGGTTTTCGCATTCGATGAGACCGAGCGCCTGTTCCAGGCCTTGCAGCAGCACTTGCTGGAGGCCGGGCTGGCGGGTTTGTATGCCGCTTACGGCAGCCTTCCGCAGCCCGGCTTCAGGCTGGTCGAAATCGATACGCGCAAGATGGCCTCCATTCCGTTGGGCTATGGCTTGCAGGTCGCTGATCTGAGCCGGCCGGATGAACTGGCCGATATCGTCGGACAGCGGCAACAGGTCGACACTGCAGTCGCCGCGCATGTCCGACTGGCCGAGGATCTGCCCATGCGCAGGGCGCTGGCGATGCTGGAGGCAGAGCGTTGGGGGGCGCGTTTTCATGCGGCCAGCAGTCGGTTGAAGCACGAAGCGGGCCTGGACCACCGCTGGTTCCCCGTGCTCGATAACACCGAGCATCACGGCGAAGACCGCTACCGGGTGCAGTTTATCGACAGTGAATACCCCGGCCGGACCCGTTGGGTGAACAGCGAAGCGTCAGTCTTTGCCGAATTTTGCCGTTACCTCGATACGCAGATGCGCCGTCTGCGCCCGCCTTCCGGTACAGCCGTGTCACGGAACATGACCGATGCGCACGTTGACGGTCTGAATGCCGGGTTTGCGATCAAGGCGCTGATTCAATGGTTTGCCGATAAGAAACGCCAAGGGCCAGTGCAGCCCTTCGTTTCATCGGAGCGCGCAGCACTGCTCAAGATTCACAGCTATTTCACGGCGGTGCAGATGGCACAGGGCGCCGCGCAGGATGCAATCCGTGTGCTGGAGCTGGCACGTACCGCCTTGCGTGAGGACGTGCTGAGTACCGGGGAATCACTCAAGGGCGTGGCCGCGCTCCTGGCTCGGACAAATGAAGAGGTCAGCCTGGTCTTCGCAGAAGTCATGGTCGGCCTGGACATCTACGAGCTGGCTTATGCCGGAAATGAGCTGCAACGGGCGGTTCACGGCACTCTGCTGGCGTTCGATTCGGCAAGCCTGGTCACTGGCGTCGCCGGGGTTACCAGCGGCTTGATGGGCGCCTCCACGGCCTCTGCGGTGTTGGGTAGCACAGTGACGATCCTGGGCGGACTGTCGGTGGGATTTGTGGCGCTGGCACAGGCATTTGGCGCTGTGGCAGACGATGCCAGAGCGGTGGGTCGCTATTTCCTGCAGGTCGACAGCGCCTACAAGGCCAGGGGTTATCGCTATGACGACACGCGCCAGGTACTGGTGCCGCTGGCGGGCGCGGTGATCAGCCGCCTTGACCTGGTTGAGGGGAGTGTGACCTTTGGCAGCCAGTACATCTACAGCACGCAATCTGCCTGGATCGGCGACCTGCCACAGATTGACCTTGACCGTGAGCATGCCATCGAGGTGCGCAGCGGCATTGGGTATGTCGCCAGCCGGCAGCCCTTGGCGTATAGCGATGCCCGGTCGATCATCCTGCCGGCGACCCCCATGTCGTGGATCGCTCACGACTACGGGCTGCTGCCTTTTGCCACTTTTCGTGATGATCCGGGCTTCGAGGTGATTCGCAGGCTTGAAAGCGAGCGGTTCGCTTACGACTTTTATGTCTTCCCGGGCGAGCAGATCATTCGCCGGATACGCCAGGAATATGTACCGACCACGGTCGATGTGATCCTTGGCCCGGGTCCCCGGCACCTGCTGGTGCCCGAGCTGCCCGAAGCGTTGCAGGGTTACCTGACCTATTCCTTTACGGGTGCGGGTGATACAGGTGACTACCTGCTTGAACTCCGGGAGGGTGTGAGCGTGCGACTGGTCAGTGGTCTGCCCTCGGAGTGGCTGATCGATACCCGCCAGTTGCACAGTGATGAACTCCTGTTCCTGGCGCCTCAACTGCAAGCCGACGGTGTGAGTGTCCGTCAGTACCGGCTGGTGGCAGGCGGGGTACTTATCGAGCTGGATCCTGTACATGCCTGTTGTCTGCGGGTGCTCAAGCATAACCGTGAAGGTCATCGCCTCAACTGCATGACTCAAACCAGCGAAGTGGAGAGCCTGGATGCCGCTCAGTGGGGCGCACAGGGCACGCGCTTCGAGCAGCACCTGCAGGCCCTGGCAAGTGCCCACCAACTGCACGGGCAATATGTGCAGGTTGAGAACTACCAGCATCAAGGGCGGCCTGTAGGCCGGGGGTTTTACGACGTGAGCAAGGCGCGAATGCTGTTCACCGACAGCCCGCAGGCAGTGACCCGGGATGCCTGGCTGGGTGCTGTCACCGATAAGCATGCCTATTTCCATAGTGCTCAGGCCGGGATCGCCTGGCGGGTCGATGTCGCCAGCGGACAGTTGCGCGGGCAATTCCATCCCCAGAGCCGGTTGCACGGCGCGCAGGCGATCCGGCTCTGGCAGGAGGGCGACAAGGTCTACCTCACGCAGCGCCAGCCACCTTCAGGCACCCCGGAAACCGAGCTGATCTACCAGATCCAGGGCCCTGAAATGGCGCTAGTACGCATGAAGGGGGATGACCATCTGCTCAAGCAACTGGCGCTGCGTTCGCAGTATTCGGCCATCCTCAGTGGATACCGGCACAGTCCGCCGGGGCAAACCCTCGACCGCTTGATTGAGCCGGCCATTGCGCCGCTGGTGCTGGTATATGGCACAGATGCCGAAAGTGTTGATCATCGGTACTGGCTACGCACTGCGGACAGTGTGCTGATCAAGCCCAACCTTGAACCCCCGGCAGGTCATGCCGGGCACCAGAGCGCAAGCCAGCAGCCCCGCAGCGCGTGGCCGATCCCGTCTGATCTGGTGCTCGCGGGCAATCTGACCCGCTCCGGCGGTGGCGAGGTGTTTTTCTTTTACAGCAAGGCAGAGCAGGTGCTTTTCCGCCAGGTCGGGCCTGGCGCGGAACGCCTTGATGCCAACCTGCCCAGTACAAGGCGGATCATCTGTCCGCCGTTGGCGAATTTGCTGCAGGCAGACGGCAATTTGATTGCCATCACCGCAGACGGGCGAGTGGCCCGTGTCGATGAATGGGGCCGGCTGCACACTGAAGCGGTCAATCCACATTGGCTCAAGGGGCAGGCCTGCTGGTGGGAAGCGCTTGATACCGTCACGGACGCTAGTGCCACGCTTGCGGTATTCGGTGTACAGGCTGCCGAGGGCATGCAGGTGCTGCCGGTGTGGTACCACAAGGGCCAACTGGTCGTGGCCGCGCCGCCCCTGCAAGACAAGGCGCTGCAGTTCCTCGGATTCGAAGCGGACGGCAGCAGTGCCCGCCTGTTTGAACCCGAGAGCGGCACGTTGTATTTTCAGCCGCCGCTGCCTCTGGATGACAGGGCAAAAGCTTTTGGAGCCGGCACGGTCCTTAAAGCCGGTGTACACCTTCCTGCGCCCCGTGAGTTAGTGCCGTCATTGCGGTTGAAAGCGGTCCAGCAGGTTGACGCCGGGTTGCGGCTGACCACGCGCCAGGGCGAAATTGTCGTGCGTACCCGCAGCGGCGAGCTGCAACTGACAGGGGTCGACCAAGCCTGGCAGTACGAGGCCGTTGAGCCAGGGCGGCGAGGGCAGGCATACGATGCCGAATGGCAGCAGGCCAACTTGCCCGACTTGTCAGAGGCACTCGTGGCACTTGCCCGACGTTGGCGATGTACGGGCGTGCTCACCTTGCAGGGCACTGGCCGCTGGTTTGAAGCGGGTAGCGGTTTGCTGGTTTCGGCGGGGGGGATTCCCCATGCAGACACTCTGCAATTTGTCGGGGCGGGAATCAGCAACAAGGACGCCTACGTGTACAGTCCCGTTGCTGCGGCGCTGTATCACATCGACGGGAACGGCACGGTACAGCACGTGAGTCGCTTTGGTCGTGTCCAGCGCGTGGGGGCGGTGTTGTTGCTTCAAGGTGCTGGCCCCGGAAGCATCAAGCCCTTGAAGTTGAGAGGGGTCGACAGCGTGGTGATCGGTGCTGGCAGTCATGGCGATACATTTTTCTTCAGCAAGAGCGCCTGGGCGCATTACCGTACGCTGGTGATCGAGTACACGCCGCAGGTTCAGCACCTGCACCGTCTGAGCCTGCCAGTGGATGATCCCGGAAAGATCCGGGTCAGTCGTCATGACGACGATCTGGTCTTGATGGATGCCACAGCGCAGACCTTGCTCGTGGTGCGCCAGGCATTTCATCGTCAGGCAGGCGACCTGTTGATCGAGCTGCCTGACCCCGGGTTTGTCGTGCCGCTCAGTCAGCTGCTTAAAAACATGCTCAAGTATGCGGGGCAGCGTGACGGGCACGTTGACTCGGGAGCCAGTCGGCAATGGCGGGGGGTGGCCAGTGCCGTCGACCGTTCCCGAGGCCCCAGCCTGGCGGCGTTGAGCGGGGCTGTGGAATGA
- a CDS encoding LacI family DNA-binding transcriptional regulator gives MNSFSAAQRSRVTMLDVAQRAGVSKASVSRFIGEDRALLSEATALRIERAIDDLGYRPNQMARGLKRGRTRLIGMLVADIRNPYSIAVMHGVETACRQHGYNLVVCNTDRNDEQEHQHLAALRSYNIEGLILNTLGHHPDALQALHQEMPIVLIDRKVEQLHADLVGLDNAGAVRMALEHLQQQGYRELLMVSEPVDGTSSRVERINSFTAQLAARPALKGAVAQTGSQLHDQIKTFLHTPGAGPKALFCANGIAALACMQVLRALNCRLFDDVGLIALDDLEWFPLVGSGITALAQPTQQIGANAFNCLLQRLSGDKAPARALDFAAQLIVRGSTQTITA, from the coding sequence GTGAACAGTTTTTCTGCTGCCCAGCGCTCCCGCGTGACCATGCTTGATGTTGCCCAACGTGCCGGCGTGTCCAAGGCCAGCGTGTCGCGCTTTATTGGCGAAGACCGCGCCTTGCTCTCCGAGGCCACGGCGCTTCGTATCGAGCGCGCCATCGACGACCTGGGTTATCGCCCGAATCAAATGGCCCGCGGCCTCAAGCGCGGGCGCACGCGGTTGATCGGTATGCTGGTGGCCGACATCCGCAACCCCTACTCCATCGCGGTCATGCATGGCGTCGAAACTGCCTGCCGCCAGCACGGCTACAACCTGGTGGTGTGCAACACCGACCGCAATGACGAGCAAGAACATCAACACCTCGCCGCCCTGCGCTCCTACAACATCGAAGGTCTGATCCTCAATACCCTTGGCCATCATCCTGACGCACTGCAAGCGCTGCATCAGGAAATGCCCATCGTGTTGATCGACCGCAAAGTCGAACAACTGCACGCCGATCTGGTGGGCCTGGACAATGCGGGGGCGGTACGCATGGCCCTGGAGCATCTTCAGCAGCAGGGTTACCGCGAGTTGCTGATGGTCAGCGAGCCGGTCGATGGCACCAGCTCCCGCGTCGAGCGTATCAACAGTTTTACCGCGCAACTGGCGGCACGCCCGGCCCTGAAAGGCGCTGTGGCTCAGACCGGCAGCCAGTTGCATGACCAGATCAAAACCTTCCTGCATACCCCCGGGGCCGGCCCCAAAGCGCTGTTCTGCGCCAACGGCATTGCCGCGCTGGCATGCATGCAGGTGTTGCGTGCGTTGAATTGCCGCCTGTTCGACGACGTGGGCCTGATTGCGCTGGATGATCTGGAATGGTTCCCCCTGGTCGGTAGCGGCATTACCGCTCTCGCCCAACCGACGCAACAGATCGGCGCCAATGCCTTTAATTGCCTGCTGCAACGCCTGAGCGGCGATAAAGCACCGGCACGGGCGCTGGACTTTGCGGCGCAGCTGATCGTTCGCGGCTCCACCCAGACCATTACTGCCTGA
- a CDS encoding sugar phosphate isomerase/epimerase family protein, translating into MTTFPVSISLSSYGAELVRQRGQGSFIELLANAGASRIELREELLTHEEPVAFSEAVQLHGLECVFSSPLELWEAGQSRPNPQLLTTLHRAHAFGAKWLKVSLGYFTEHCDLQTLAACLNQQPVHLLVENDQTCQGGRIEPMQRFFDKVEQQQAPIHMTFDIGNWQWQDQSASTAARLLGRHVTYLHCKGVVRRPDGKLVATPPTAADLNSWEHLMSHMRHGLTRAIEYPLQGTDLDGLTQEHVAALARLSQKQQELSHV; encoded by the coding sequence ATGACAACATTCCCCGTATCCATCAGCCTGTCGAGCTATGGCGCCGAGCTGGTACGCCAGCGCGGGCAAGGTAGTTTTATCGAGCTTCTGGCCAACGCCGGAGCATCGCGCATCGAGTTGCGTGAAGAGCTGCTGACCCACGAAGAGCCCGTTGCCTTTAGTGAGGCGGTACAGCTACACGGTCTCGAGTGCGTATTTTCTTCGCCTCTGGAACTGTGGGAAGCCGGGCAATCGCGGCCTAACCCGCAGTTGCTCACCACCTTGCACAGGGCTCACGCCTTTGGCGCCAAATGGCTGAAAGTGTCACTCGGCTATTTCACCGAACACTGCGATCTGCAAACCCTTGCCGCCTGCCTCAACCAGCAGCCGGTGCACTTGCTGGTCGAGAACGACCAGACCTGCCAGGGCGGACGTATCGAACCGATGCAGCGTTTCTTCGACAAAGTCGAGCAGCAGCAAGCGCCAATCCACATGACCTTCGACATTGGCAACTGGCAGTGGCAAGACCAATCGGCCAGCACCGCCGCCCGCCTGCTGGGTCGCCATGTCACTTACCTGCACTGCAAAGGCGTTGTACGCCGTCCGGACGGCAAGTTGGTCGCCACCCCGCCGACGGCTGCCGACCTGAACAGCTGGGAGCACCTCATGAGTCATATGCGCCACGGCCTGACGCGCGCCATCGAGTACCCGCTGCAGGGTACCGACCTGGACGGCCTGACCCAGGAACACGTGGCCGCTCTGGCCCGCTTGAGCCAAAAGCAACAGGAGCTGAGCCATGTCTAA
- a CDS encoding sugar kinase, protein MSKPDVLSFGETMAMLVAEHTGELAQVGQFHKRIAGADSNVAIGLARLGFNVAWLSRVGADSFGRFVLNTLQTEGLDCQHVEIDPQHPTGFQLKSRVDDGSDPQVEYFRRGSAASHLSLDALSAPLLSARHLHATGIPPALSDSCNALSFELMKSMRAAGNSVSFDPNLRPSLWASEQKMIRDINALAAHAHWVLPGLSEGQLLTGYDDPSDIAAFYLDQGAEAVVIKLGAKGAFYRTARTEEFIPAVPVSRVIDTVGAGDGFAVGVISALLENLGFAQAVQRGNWIGSRAVQSRGDMEGLPTRAELTRHTTHAEPVPTP, encoded by the coding sequence ATGTCTAAGCCTGATGTGCTGTCGTTTGGCGAAACCATGGCCATGCTGGTGGCCGAACACACGGGCGAGCTGGCTCAGGTCGGGCAATTCCACAAGCGCATTGCCGGTGCTGACAGCAACGTCGCCATTGGCCTGGCTCGGCTCGGTTTCAACGTGGCCTGGCTAAGCCGTGTCGGCGCGGACTCCTTTGGCCGCTTTGTACTCAACACCCTGCAAACTGAAGGGTTGGACTGCCAGCATGTCGAAATCGACCCGCAGCACCCGACAGGCTTCCAGCTCAAGTCCCGAGTCGACGATGGCAGCGACCCGCAGGTCGAATACTTCCGCCGTGGCTCTGCCGCCAGCCACCTGAGCCTTGACGCGCTCAGCGCTCCCCTGCTCAGCGCCCGCCATTTACATGCCACCGGGATCCCGCCTGCCCTGTCGGACAGTTGCAACGCATTGTCCTTCGAGCTGATGAAGTCGATGCGCGCCGCCGGCAACAGTGTGTCGTTCGACCCGAATCTGCGGCCTTCCCTGTGGGCCAGCGAGCAAAAAATGATCCGTGACATCAACGCCCTCGCCGCCCATGCCCATTGGGTCTTGCCGGGGTTGAGCGAAGGCCAGCTACTGACCGGTTACGACGATCCGTCCGACATTGCCGCGTTCTATCTCGATCAAGGCGCGGAAGCCGTCGTGATCAAACTGGGCGCCAAGGGTGCGTTTTATCGCACTGCGCGGACCGAAGAGTTCATTCCCGCTGTACCGGTAAGCCGTGTGATTGACACCGTCGGCGCGGGTGACGGGTTTGCCGTAGGCGTAATCAGCGCCTTGCTGGAAAACCTCGGGTTTGCCCAAGCAGTACAACGCGGCAACTGGATTGGCAGCCGGGCCGTGCAAAGCCGGGGCGATATGGAAGGTCTGCCGACCCGCGCCGAACTGACGCGCCACACCACACACGCCGAACCTGTTCCCACACCGTGA
- a CDS encoding MFS transporter, which yields MHSLKLAARRWWYIMPIVFITYSLAYLDRANYGFAAASGMAEDLNITPGLSSLLGALFFLGYFFFQVPGAIYAQRNSVKKLIFVSLILWGSLATLTGVVSNAWWLVVIRFMLGVVEAAVMPAMLVYLCHWFTRAERSRANTFLILGNPVTMLWMSVVSGYLVQHYSWRWMFIVEGLPAVLWAFIWWRLADDRPSDAKWLTGQEKQDLQSALDAEQVGMKPVKNYAAAFRSPKVILLALQFFCWSIGVYGFVLWLPSILKQGAQMDMIEAGWLSALPYLAAVIAMLAVSWGSDKLQKRKRFVWPPLLIASVAFYGSYALGAEHFWWSYALLVIAGACMYAPYGPFFAIIPEILPSNVAGGAMALINSMGALGSFGGSYLVGYLNSETGSPGASYLLMSGALLISVLLTLMLKPTTKDPVTPTFNAQQRLAHS from the coding sequence ATGCACTCGCTAAAACTCGCCGCCCGTCGGTGGTGGTACATCATGCCCATCGTGTTCATCACCTACAGCCTGGCCTATCTGGATCGCGCCAACTATGGCTTTGCGGCGGCGTCCGGGATGGCCGAGGACCTCAACATCACCCCGGGGCTTTCGTCGTTGCTGGGGGCGCTGTTCTTCCTCGGGTATTTCTTTTTCCAGGTGCCAGGAGCGATTTACGCCCAGCGCAACAGCGTTAAAAAACTGATTTTTGTCAGCCTCATACTCTGGGGCAGCCTGGCAACCCTGACTGGCGTGGTTTCCAACGCGTGGTGGCTGGTGGTTATCCGGTTCATGCTCGGAGTGGTTGAAGCCGCCGTCATGCCGGCCATGCTGGTATACCTGTGCCATTGGTTCACCCGCGCCGAACGCTCGCGCGCCAACACTTTCCTGATCCTCGGCAACCCGGTGACCATGCTCTGGATGTCGGTGGTCTCGGGCTACCTGGTGCAGCATTACAGCTGGCGCTGGATGTTCATCGTCGAAGGCCTGCCAGCCGTATTGTGGGCATTCATCTGGTGGCGTCTGGCCGATGATCGTCCAAGTGATGCCAAATGGCTCACTGGTCAGGAGAAACAAGACCTGCAAAGTGCGCTGGATGCCGAGCAGGTCGGGATGAAACCGGTGAAGAACTACGCTGCCGCCTTCCGTTCGCCAAAAGTCATCCTGCTGGCCCTGCAGTTCTTTTGCTGGAGCATCGGGGTCTACGGGTTTGTGTTGTGGCTGCCTTCGATTCTCAAGCAAGGCGCGCAGATGGACATGATCGAAGCCGGCTGGCTGTCGGCCCTGCCGTATCTGGCTGCCGTGATCGCGATGCTGGCGGTGTCCTGGGGCTCGGACAAGCTGCAAAAGCGCAAACGCTTTGTCTGGCCGCCGCTGCTGATCGCATCAGTCGCCTTCTATGGTTCCTACGCACTGGGGGCCGAACACTTCTGGTGGTCCTATGCGCTACTGGTGATTGCCGGTGCCTGCATGTATGCACCTTATGGCCCGTTCTTCGCCATCATTCCGGAAATCCTGCCGTCCAACGTGGCAGGCGGTGCCATGGCGCTGATTAACAGCATGGGCGCGCTGGGTTCCTTCGGCGGTTCGTATCTGGTGGGCTACCTGAACAGCGAAACCGGCTCGCCGGGCGCGTCTTACTTGTTGATGAGCGGTGCATTGCTGATCTCCGTGCTGTTGACCTTGATGCTCAAGCCCACGACCAAAGACCCGGTGACACCGACTTTCAATGCCCAGCAACGTCTGGCCCATTCCTGA